In Rhinatrema bivittatum chromosome 11, aRhiBiv1.1, whole genome shotgun sequence, a single window of DNA contains:
- the GNG8 gene encoding guanine nucleotide-binding protein G(I)/G(S)/G(O) subunit gamma-8, whose protein sequence is MSNNMAKIAEARKTVEQLKLEVNIDRMKVSKAAADLLAFCEAHAKEDPLVTPVPSAENPFREKRLFCVLL, encoded by the exons ATGTCCAACAACATGGCCAAAATCGCCGAGGCTCGGAAAACAGTGGAGCAGCTGAAGCTTGAAGTCAACATTGATCGCATGAAG gtatcaaaagctgctgcgGACCTCTTAGCCTTCTGTGAAGCTCACGCCAAGGAAGATCCCCTGGTGACCCCGGTACCTTCGGCGGAGAACCCCTTCCGAGAGAAGCGTCTCTTTTGTGTCCTGCTGTGA